The nucleotide sequence TGCGGGGTCTGGGTCTTCGGGGACGATGGCCAAGGCAAGCGAGGTTGAGACCATGGTAGTGAGTCGCGCTACCTCATCACGGAGAGCTTGAAAGTCAGCTAAGGTGGGGGTAACGGGGTGTGGATGAAGATACTACAGAAATGGCTGGTGGAGCAATATCCATGATCTTATCCGACATCTCCGCCAAGGCTTCCAGGGACACAGTGGAGGACGTCGTGAGGATCATGCGCACGGTGTCCGGGAGTCGCTGTAAGAACAGCTCGCGCAAAATCGATTCGTCCACAGCTGAAGCGCGATCACCCAAGTGTTGCTGCATGAGACGGAGGAGTTGGGAGGGTCTCCTGTCGCCGAGGACTTTAGCAATGAGCAGCTGGCGGAGGCGCTCTTGTTCAGAAGCTGCGGCACGACGGGTCAGGGCAGTTTGGAGGGCGCCGTATGGGCGCTCCGTGGGGGGAACGGTGATAATGTCCCATACCTCAGCAGCCTCGTTTGGGCCGAGCGCACCAACGACGTGATAGAATTTCGTCAACTGGGCAGTAATACCGCGGAGTGCAAACTGCGCCTCAATGTTGGCGAACCAGAGGACTGGGTCAGCCGGCAAAACGGGGGAATCTTGACGGTAGTGCGTGCAGTGCAAGCTGATGAGCACCATCACCGTGTGAAGGAACGTCCTGCCCGGAGGGATGGCCGGAGGTGTTGATTGAGATTGCATCGAgctcacgtccgggtcaccaaatgaaACAGACAGGCAGGACAACCTTCATGTTGCGTGATACTCAAGAAGTGATTTTATTCCAGCAGAGATCGCGCCGGCAACGGCTCGGCATGAGAGGATAGCGATGGCGCTGCATAGCGACGGCGCTGGAACCGCTACAATACAAAGGTCCTGTTCGTCACCCCTCAGTTCTTTTCTAAAATATACTATAGATATTCCATCCTACCAATTTGCCGAAGATTTCCTGAAAAATATTTAAACGCATTCAGTTTCGAGCAgtcaaaatttacaaaagacgAAAACCATATTACGATAAAAGACGGCGTGAGGGCGGACTTCTCCACATGGACAGGGTTTCGTGACATACAATGACAGAACGTGGCCCCAACAAAGTGCCAGAGGCGATTTCTTTACCCCAATGCATGCATTTTCAGACGTCGTAACTGATGAGCGATTCAATATCGTTGGCAAATGCCTGTTGGTAGCATTGCAGCCTGAGGCAAACGGCTACAATACATCCGCTGAGGCAAACCATCCTCAAATTACAGCTGTTACTTATATGGCTTGCAGAAGCGTAAGCATTCATCATCGAGATGGAGATCGCTTACAAGAAACCGCATGAAACAGTAAATAGCATCAACAAACACTTGATTCAGCCTTACATGTCTTTGTTATATGTCACATGTGATTGACAGCTATTAAGATGTTATGTAATAACTCCCCGTAATTGGTGCGAGGCAACTGTAATGAGCAGATACACTCCCAACAAGTGTATAAAATAAAGTAAATTCAGGAATTTTTCAGTGGAGCTTTCTACTGTTGGGAATGGGTGAGCTGCCATGGTGGGCAGTTACCGGCATTGTCTTTGAGGGTGATGTGCATCCTCGACTCTGAGGGAAATTCTGGTAATTGCCTGATGCTTGGACATCACCTATGAGCTTGCGATCCACCCGCTGATATTACAGCGGTGTACTCCCATAATGTTCGATCAGTTATCATGTTTAATCCaatgatatttttttttgcttcccttTTGTTACTGAATGTTCACCAAAATAAACTTCCTGCTCTTCTTTATGTCTTAACTGTCTCGTCACATTTTGCTTTCGATTGCTGTTGTCTTGAATTTTGTCATCAGAACATGCCACACTTGGTCAAGCACAAAATCGCTATGTTTGATACATACTGCACTCTCCCTGCCTAGCTGCTGTGGCTAAAACAAAGAAGTAGTGCAGCACTTCCACAAGCTACTACGCAAAACTGTTGATGTGAAGCGGTTTGAGTATAGACAGGCAAAgtttttcgcaaaaaaaaaatttagaaACTATACGCTATACAAATTTAAGGCTATGACTTGTACATCACATATGTACTAGTTCATCACTAGTATTTATTGCCTGCTACTTCACGCAGCCAACACGCCGTTTTATATGACGTCGCCATCTACGTTTAGACGGAGGGCCGGCATTGCAAGTTTATGCATGGGCTGCTTCACGACGATTTCTAGAAACGGTCAACGGCACAGACAATTGAAATCTGTTTCTATTCCTTTTTAGTGACCGCAGCCTCCTGGGTAATCTGCAGTTGTAGAAAGGATCtgtttctaaaaaaagaaactccGTCAGAGTACATTC is from Ornithodoros turicata isolate Travis chromosome 8, ASM3712646v1, whole genome shotgun sequence and encodes:
- the LOC135367490 gene encoding uncharacterized protein LOC135367490, with the protein product MQSQSTPPAIPPGRTFLHTVMVLISLHCTHYRQDSPVLPADPVLWFANIEAQFALRGITAQLTKFYHVVGALGPNEAAEVWDIITVPPTERPYGALQTALTRRAAASEQERLRQLLIAKVLGDRRPSQLLRLMQQHLGDRASAVDESILRELFLQRLPDTVRMILTTSSTVSLEALAEMSDKIMDIAPPAISVVSSSTPRYPHLS